A single window of Streptomyces xanthii DNA harbors:
- a CDS encoding YwqG family protein, producing the protein MSRTTPPRPFDAEALFPGLAPLRRTATRLHPRPGSPTARDSSVGGPMLWPTDEPWPVCPTPHKGADRPLPLIGVAQLYRRDVPGLPHPELGDVLQVFWCTFEGHTDGAYDMHAELRRRHADEVTETLAEQPVPDVVGRAELVPDPCVLHPEEVTEYPWFEELSPDLQERVETWEEDEGDEDAEVYVSDLSTAPGWKSGGHIAWNLTGPTDLPCTECGTELFPLLTATDREWDSSTTSWIPYEDRDGSDLRYAYGPTGVRPWRSHVVVATCPGDPRHPLRLITQ; encoded by the coding sequence ATGTCGCGCACCACTCCGCCCCGCCCCTTCGACGCCGAGGCGCTCTTCCCCGGCCTCGCCCCGCTGCGCCGCACGGCGACCCGGCTGCATCCGCGGCCCGGTTCCCCCACGGCGCGGGACAGTTCGGTCGGCGGGCCGATGCTGTGGCCCACTGACGAGCCCTGGCCGGTGTGCCCGACACCGCACAAGGGCGCCGACCGACCGCTGCCGTTGATCGGCGTCGCCCAGCTGTACCGCCGCGACGTGCCCGGCCTTCCGCACCCCGAACTCGGCGACGTGCTCCAGGTGTTCTGGTGCACCTTCGAAGGGCACACGGACGGCGCCTACGACATGCACGCGGAACTCCGCCGGCGCCACGCCGACGAGGTGACGGAGACACTGGCCGAACAGCCGGTTCCGGACGTCGTCGGCCGCGCGGAACTCGTCCCGGACCCGTGCGTCCTGCACCCCGAAGAGGTCACCGAGTACCCGTGGTTCGAGGAACTCTCCCCCGACCTCCAGGAGCGCGTCGAGACCTGGGAGGAGGACGAGGGCGACGAGGACGCGGAGGTCTATGTGTCGGACCTGTCCACCGCCCCCGGCTGGAAGTCCGGCGGGCACATCGCCTGGAACCTCACCGGCCCCACCGACCTGCCCTGCACCGAGTGCGGCACGGAGCTGTTCCCGCTCCTGACCGCCACCGACCGGGAGTGGGACTCCAGCACCACGAGCTGGATCCCGTACGAGGACCGCGACGGCAGCGACCTGCGGTACGCCTACGGCCCGACCGGGGTCCGGCCGTGGCGCAGTCACGTGGTCGTCGCCACCTGCCCCGGCGACCCGCGCCACCCTCTCAGGCTGATCACCCAGTAG
- a CDS encoding lamin tail domain-containing protein produces MNIRPTLATASALSVSALAAVTLLGAAPAHATEYSSALKIRGVQYDAPGTDSNRCSGGNTTQEYVTLKNYSRTATINLKGYLVKDAAGNSFRFTASHSLQPGDYVKLRGGNGTDSDANNVVYRDNCNFMWNNSGDTIYVYKPSGPGSDSHKYTKSGNDRDGNGYISFHS; encoded by the coding sequence ATGAACATACGCCCCACCTTGGCCACGGCCTCCGCGCTGTCCGTCTCCGCGCTGGCCGCCGTGACCCTGCTGGGAGCGGCCCCCGCGCACGCGACCGAGTACAGCTCGGCGCTGAAGATCCGCGGGGTCCAGTACGACGCGCCGGGCACGGACAGCAACCGCTGCTCGGGCGGCAACACCACGCAGGAGTACGTGACGCTGAAGAACTACTCCAGGACCGCGACGATCAACCTCAAGGGCTACCTGGTCAAGGACGCCGCGGGCAACAGCTTCCGGTTCACCGCGAGCCACAGCCTCCAGCCCGGCGACTACGTGAAGCTGCGCGGCGGCAACGGCACGGACTCCGACGCCAACAACGTGGTCTACCGCGACAACTGCAACTTCATGTGGAACAACAGCGGCGACACGATCTACGTGTACAAGCCGTCCGGCCCCGGCTCGGACTCCCACAAGTACACGAAGTCCGGCAACGACCGCGACGGCAACGGCTACATCAGCTTCCACAGCTGA
- a CDS encoding chitosanase, which yields MKRAGCLGLTFLAVAPLATVAVFLMSPDGKTDDSPALSPSASAQPYDKDKSAAERKADDKLIASLPPGLAAPAKKELAQQIVASAENSTLDWRGQYGYIEDIGDDKGYTAGIIGFCTGTHDLLTLVERYTKDHPGNGLARYLPALREVDGSDSHEGLDPGFTKAWQAEARKKEFRDAQETERDRVYFDPAVRLAKLDGLGTLGQFIYYDAMVLHGPGTGPSGFYGLREAAIKEADTPSQGGSEKSYLDIFLDLRRDAMKAKRPDRDTTRIDTAQRQFLYDGNLSLKTPLTWQVYGETFKVP from the coding sequence ATGAAACGCGCCGGCTGTCTGGGCCTCACCTTCCTCGCCGTGGCACCCCTCGCCACGGTCGCGGTCTTCCTCATGTCCCCCGACGGGAAGACCGACGACTCCCCCGCCCTTTCCCCGTCGGCCTCGGCGCAGCCGTACGACAAGGACAAATCGGCCGCCGAACGCAAGGCCGACGACAAGCTGATAGCCAGTCTGCCGCCGGGGCTCGCCGCGCCGGCGAAGAAGGAGCTGGCGCAGCAGATCGTGGCGAGCGCCGAGAACTCGACGCTGGACTGGCGCGGCCAGTACGGCTACATCGAGGACATCGGCGACGACAAGGGCTACACGGCCGGCATCATCGGCTTCTGCACGGGCACCCACGACCTGCTGACGCTGGTGGAGCGCTACACCAAGGACCACCCGGGCAACGGACTGGCCCGCTATCTGCCCGCCCTGCGCGAGGTCGACGGCTCGGACTCGCACGAGGGGCTCGACCCGGGCTTCACGAAGGCGTGGCAGGCGGAGGCGAGGAAGAAGGAGTTCCGGGACGCCCAGGAGACCGAGCGCGACCGGGTCTACTTCGATCCCGCGGTCCGTCTCGCCAAGCTCGACGGGCTCGGTACGCTGGGCCAGTTCATCTACTACGACGCGATGGTGCTGCACGGCCCCGGCACGGGCCCGAGCGGTTTCTACGGTCTGCGCGAGGCCGCCATCAAGGAGGCGGACACCCCGTCCCAGGGCGGCAGCGAGAAGTCGTACCTCGACATCTTCCTCGACCTGCGGCGCGATGCGATGAAGGCGAAGCGCCCGGACCGGGACACGACCCGCATCGACACGGCACAGCGCCAGTTCCTCTACGACGGGAACCTGTCCCTGAAGACCCCACTGACGTGGCAGGTCTACGGCGAAACGTTCAAGGTGCCGTGA
- a CDS encoding rhomboid family intramembrane serine protease yields the protein MEPTPQSATTPTCYRHAGTETHIRCARCERPICPQCMRDASVGFQCPECVAEGSRTVRQARTVAGGRIAAVPLVTYVLMAVNVLAYLGELVRPQIVDRLQMLGLGLLGPDGGAYVYQDPHPAAFQPEGVAAGEWYRLLTGSFLHLPPTDGWYGLLHITLNMASLWNLGRLVESQLGRVRYLALYLLSALGGSVLVLLLAPETPTVGASGAIFGLAAAYYVIARRLGWDMRGVNQFMAYFLVWMLVSAGFASWQGHLGGLLAGAVAAVGLVYAPRERRVAVQTAACVGLLAVLLLLTVLKAGALA from the coding sequence GTGGAACCCACGCCCCAGTCCGCCACGACCCCGACGTGCTACCGCCACGCCGGCACCGAGACGCACATCCGCTGCGCCCGCTGCGAGCGGCCGATATGCCCTCAGTGCATGCGGGACGCGTCGGTCGGCTTCCAGTGCCCGGAGTGCGTGGCCGAGGGCAGCCGCACCGTGCGCCAGGCCCGCACGGTCGCCGGTGGGCGGATCGCGGCCGTGCCGCTGGTCACGTACGTGCTCATGGCGGTGAACGTGCTGGCCTACCTCGGCGAGCTGGTGCGCCCGCAGATCGTCGACCGGCTGCAGATGCTGGGGCTCGGCCTGCTCGGGCCCGACGGCGGGGCGTACGTGTACCAGGATCCGCACCCGGCGGCCTTCCAGCCGGAGGGCGTCGCGGCGGGCGAGTGGTACCGGCTGCTCACCGGCTCGTTCTTGCATCTGCCGCCCACCGACGGCTGGTACGGGCTGCTGCACATCACGCTGAACATGGCGTCCCTGTGGAACCTGGGCCGGCTCGTCGAGTCGCAGCTCGGCCGGGTCCGCTATCTCGCCCTGTACCTGCTCTCGGCGCTCGGCGGCTCGGTGCTGGTGCTGCTGCTCGCCCCGGAGACGCCGACGGTCGGTGCGTCCGGCGCGATCTTCGGGCTCGCCGCCGCGTACTACGTGATCGCCCGACGGCTCGGCTGGGACATGCGCGGGGTCAACCAGTTCATGGCGTACTTCCTGGTGTGGATGCTGGTCTCCGCCGGGTTCGCGTCCTGGCAGGGGCATCTGGGCGGACTGCTGGCGGGCGCGGTGGCCGCGGTGGGTCTGGTGTACGCCCCGCGCGAGCGCCGCGTGGCCGTGCAGACGGCGGCCTGCGTCGGGCTGCTCGCCGTGCTCCTGCTGCTCACGGTGCTCAAAGCGGGAGCACTTGCCTGA
- a CDS encoding acyl-CoA dehydrogenase family protein: protein MRFLLDTEQAEFGRTLDRMLGAAGTPAAVRAWAAGDSGPGRALWARLAETGVFALAVPEEHEGLGPLPVELAVAYVELGRHAVPGPVVETAAAAALLAELPEGTGAAKEWLPRIASGDALVSLASGAAGPYALDADAADAVLVADGDAIRLAAGHGPLRESADPARRLFVPEGGEVLARGPQAAAALARATDLAAFLTAAQSLGVGLELLRRTVEYVGQRRQFGVAIGTFQAVKHRLADALVGLEFARPLLFGAALTLDGEEIAAAKLAAGEAAYRAARAALQLHGAVGYTEELDLSLWLRKALPLRDAWGTPAQCRARLVPAAGGPAPWRESSAG, encoded by the coding sequence ATGAGGTTCCTCCTGGACACGGAGCAGGCCGAGTTCGGCCGCACCCTCGACCGGATGCTCGGCGCGGCCGGCACCCCCGCGGCCGTGCGGGCCTGGGCGGCCGGCGACTCCGGGCCCGGCCGGGCGCTGTGGGCGCGGCTCGCGGAGACCGGGGTGTTCGCGCTCGCGGTGCCCGAGGAGCACGAGGGGCTCGGGCCGCTGCCGGTCGAGCTGGCGGTGGCGTACGTGGAGCTGGGCCGGCACGCGGTCCCCGGCCCGGTCGTGGAGACGGCCGCCGCGGCGGCGCTGCTCGCGGAGCTGCCGGAGGGGACGGGCGCCGCGAAGGAGTGGCTGCCGCGGATCGCCTCCGGTGACGCGCTGGTCTCCCTGGCATCGGGAGCCGCGGGCCCGTACGCGCTGGACGCGGACGCGGCGGACGCGGTGCTCGTCGCGGACGGCGACGCGATACGTCTGGCCGCCGGGCACGGCCCGCTGCGGGAGTCGGCCGATCCGGCGCGCCGCCTGTTCGTCCCGGAGGGCGGCGAGGTGCTGGCCCGGGGGCCCCAGGCCGCGGCGGCCCTGGCCCGCGCCACCGATCTGGCCGCGTTCCTCACCGCGGCCCAGTCCCTCGGCGTCGGGCTCGAACTGCTGCGCAGGACCGTGGAGTACGTGGGCCAGCGCCGCCAGTTCGGGGTGGCCATCGGCACGTTCCAGGCGGTCAAGCACCGGCTGGCGGACGCGCTGGTGGGTCTGGAGTTCGCCCGCCCGCTCCTGTTCGGGGCCGCCCTCACACTGGACGGTGAGGAGATCGCGGCGGCGAAGCTCGCGGCGGGCGAGGCGGCGTACCGGGCGGCCCGCGCCGCCCTCCAGCTGCACGGCGCGGTCGGCTACACGGAGGAGCTGGACCTCTCCCTGTGGCTCCGCAAGGCCCTCCCCCTGCGCGACGCGTGGGGCACGCCGGCGCAGTGCCGGGCCCGGCTGGTCCCGGCGGCGGGCGGGCCGGCGCCGTGGAGGGAGTCGTCCGCGGGGTGA
- a CDS encoding acyl-CoA dehydrogenase family protein: MNLDFTPEEDAFRAEARAWLAAHVPAEPLPSLETEEGFAAHRAWEAELHADRWAVVSWPEEFGGRGVDIFKWLVFEEEYYAAGAPGRVTQNGINLLAPTLFDHATDEQRARVLPSMASGEVVWAQAWSEPESGSDLASLRSRAVRTDGGWLLSGQKTWSSRAAFADKAFGIFRTDPDAPKPHQGLTYLMFDLKAPGVTVRPIGRLDGKPAFAELFLDDVFVPDEDVIGEPGNGWRIAMSTTGNERGLTLRSPGRFLAAADRLAALWRERGADPAVRDRVADALVGARAYQLFTYANASRFAAGEQIGAESSLNKVFWSEYDIALHETALDLLGADAELADGEWAEGYVFSLAGPIYAGTNEIQRDIIAERLLGLPKGRR, translated from the coding sequence ATGAACCTGGACTTCACCCCCGAGGAGGACGCGTTCCGGGCCGAGGCCCGCGCGTGGCTCGCCGCGCACGTACCGGCCGAGCCGCTGCCCTCCCTGGAGACCGAGGAGGGCTTCGCCGCGCACCGCGCGTGGGAGGCCGAGCTGCACGCGGACCGCTGGGCGGTCGTGTCCTGGCCCGAGGAGTTCGGCGGGCGGGGCGTCGACATCTTCAAGTGGCTGGTCTTCGAGGAGGAGTACTACGCGGCGGGCGCCCCGGGCCGCGTCACGCAGAACGGGATCAACCTGCTGGCCCCCACGCTCTTCGACCACGCGACCGACGAGCAGCGTGCCCGCGTGCTGCCGTCGATGGCGAGCGGCGAGGTCGTGTGGGCGCAGGCCTGGTCGGAGCCGGAGTCGGGCTCGGACCTGGCCTCGCTGCGCTCCCGGGCCGTGCGCACGGACGGCGGCTGGCTGCTCAGTGGCCAGAAGACCTGGTCCTCGCGGGCCGCGTTCGCCGACAAGGCCTTCGGCATCTTCCGTACGGACCCGGACGCGCCGAAGCCGCACCAGGGCCTGACGTATCTGATGTTCGACCTGAAGGCGCCCGGTGTCACGGTCCGCCCGATCGGCAGGCTCGACGGGAAGCCGGCGTTCGCCGAGCTGTTCCTGGACGACGTGTTCGTCCCCGACGAGGACGTGATCGGCGAGCCGGGCAACGGGTGGCGGATCGCGATGTCGACGACGGGCAACGAGCGGGGCCTGACGCTGCGTTCCCCCGGCCGCTTCCTCGCCGCCGCGGACCGGCTCGCGGCGCTGTGGCGCGAGCGCGGCGCGGACCCGGCGGTCCGCGACCGGGTGGCGGACGCCCTGGTCGGGGCGCGGGCCTACCAGCTCTTCACGTACGCCAACGCGTCGCGTTTCGCCGCCGGTGAGCAGATCGGCGCCGAGTCCAGCCTGAACAAGGTGTTCTGGTCGGAGTACGACATCGCGCTGCACGAGACGGCGCTGGACCTGCTCGGCGCGGACGCCGAGCTGGCGGACGGCGAGTGGGCGGAGGGCTATGTGTTCTCGCTCGCGGGCCCGATCTACGCGGGGACGAACGAGATCCAGCGCGACATCATCGCCGAGCGGCTGCTCGGCCTGCCGAAGGGACGCCGCTGA
- a CDS encoding enoyl-CoA hydratase gives MPAPQPDLSDPASPVLYEVRGPVAYVTLNRPRYRNAQNSAMTYALDAAFYRAAEDSGVKAVVLSGAGEHFSAGHDIGTPERDAHLPFERKAGLWWDHSDKQGADSRFARESEVYLGMCRRWRELPKPVIASVHGACVAGGLMLAWVCDLIVASEDAFFADPVVRMGIPGVEYFAHPWVMPPRIAKEFLFTGERMSARRAYEVGMVNRVVARGELAGRTDELARKIAEMPRLGLALTKRAVNQAEDLQGLHTGMDSVFGLHHLAHAHNAETAADSLGGMDVRSMKEAGTR, from the coding sequence ATGCCCGCACCGCAGCCCGACCTGTCCGACCCCGCCTCGCCCGTCCTGTACGAGGTCAGGGGCCCGGTCGCGTACGTGACGCTGAACCGTCCCCGGTACCGCAACGCGCAGAACTCGGCGATGACCTACGCCCTGGACGCCGCCTTCTACCGCGCGGCGGAGGACTCCGGTGTGAAGGCCGTCGTCCTCTCCGGCGCGGGCGAGCACTTCTCCGCGGGCCACGACATCGGCACGCCGGAGCGGGACGCCCACCTCCCGTTCGAGCGGAAGGCCGGTCTGTGGTGGGACCACTCGGACAAGCAGGGGGCCGACTCCCGGTTCGCCCGCGAGTCGGAGGTCTACCTCGGCATGTGCCGGCGCTGGCGCGAGCTGCCCAAGCCGGTGATCGCCTCCGTGCACGGCGCGTGCGTGGCGGGCGGCCTGATGCTGGCCTGGGTGTGCGACCTGATCGTGGCGAGCGAGGACGCGTTCTTCGCGGACCCGGTCGTGCGCATGGGCATCCCCGGCGTCGAGTACTTCGCGCACCCGTGGGTGATGCCGCCGCGCATCGCCAAGGAGTTCCTGTTCACGGGCGAGCGGATGAGCGCCCGGCGCGCGTACGAGGTCGGGATGGTGAACCGGGTGGTGGCGCGCGGCGAGCTGGCCGGACGCACGGACGAACTGGCGCGGAAGATCGCCGAGATGCCGCGACTCGGCCTCGCCCTGACCAAGCGCGCGGTGAACCAGGCGGAGGACCTCCAGGGCCTGCACACCGGCATGGACTCGGTGTTCGGCCTGCACCACCTGGCGCACGCGCACAACGCGGAGACGGCGGCGGACTCCCTGGGCGGCATGGACGTCCGGTCGATGAAGGAGGCGGGCACCCGATGA
- a CDS encoding acyl-CoA dehydrogenase family protein: MDSVEDFRTGFRSWLERELSGGFASLRGKGGPGREHEAFAERLEWERHMAAHGWTCVGWPEEHGGRGASLAQQIAFHEEYALADAPARVNHIGEQLLGPTLIAFGTEEQKARFLEPIRRVEELWCQGYSEPGAGSDLAGVRTRAALSEDGTEWIVDGQKTWTSLAHEAQWCFVIARTEPGSRRHAGLSYLLVPLDQPGVEVRPIVQLTGTSEFNEVFFDGARTAASHVVGAVGDGWRTAMATLGFERGISTVGQQIGFRRELTDLIALAEQNGAIGAPLLRDRLARAWTGLRTMEANARRGVDPSVAKLYWATWHRDLGELAMDIRGAASMLAEGEPYELDAWQRLFLFSRADTIYAGSDEIQRNIIAERLLGLPKEVRA, translated from the coding sequence ATGGACAGCGTCGAGGACTTCCGGACCGGCTTTCGCAGCTGGCTGGAGCGTGAACTCTCCGGCGGATTCGCCTCCTTGCGGGGGAAAGGCGGACCCGGCCGTGAGCACGAGGCGTTCGCCGAGCGCCTCGAATGGGAGCGGCACATGGCCGCGCACGGCTGGACGTGCGTCGGCTGGCCCGAGGAGCACGGCGGACGCGGCGCGAGCCTCGCGCAGCAGATCGCCTTCCACGAGGAGTACGCCCTCGCGGACGCCCCCGCCCGGGTCAACCACATAGGCGAGCAGCTGCTCGGCCCCACCCTCATCGCCTTCGGCACCGAGGAGCAGAAGGCCCGCTTCCTGGAGCCGATCCGCCGGGTCGAGGAGCTGTGGTGCCAGGGGTACAGCGAGCCGGGCGCCGGCTCCGACCTCGCGGGCGTACGCACCCGCGCCGCCCTCAGCGAGGACGGCACCGAGTGGATCGTCGACGGACAGAAGACCTGGACGTCGCTCGCGCACGAGGCCCAGTGGTGCTTCGTGATCGCCCGCACCGAGCCCGGCTCGCGCCGGCACGCCGGACTCTCCTACCTCCTCGTGCCGCTGGACCAGCCCGGCGTCGAGGTCCGCCCCATCGTCCAGCTCACCGGCACCAGCGAGTTCAACGAGGTGTTCTTCGACGGCGCCCGCACCGCGGCCTCGCACGTCGTCGGCGCTGTCGGCGACGGCTGGCGCACCGCCATGGCCACCCTCGGCTTCGAGCGCGGCATCTCCACCGTCGGCCAGCAGATCGGCTTCCGCCGGGAGCTGACGGACCTGATCGCCCTCGCCGAGCAGAACGGCGCGATCGGCGCCCCCCTGCTGCGCGACCGCCTCGCCCGCGCCTGGACCGGCCTGCGCACCATGGAGGCCAACGCGCGGCGCGGCGTCGACCCCTCCGTCGCCAAGCTCTACTGGGCCACCTGGCACCGCGACCTCGGCGAGCTCGCCATGGACATCCGCGGCGCCGCCTCCATGCTCGCCGAGGGTGAACCCTACGAACTCGACGCGTGGCAGCGCCTGTTCCTCTTCTCCCGCGCCGACACGATCTACGCGGGCTCCGACGAGATCCAGCGGAACATCATCGCCGAGCGCCTGCTCGGCCTGCCGAAAGAGGTGCGTGCATGA
- a CDS encoding SDR family oxidoreductase, producing MTTPKSSVPEYVPGHRLLEGRTAVVTAAAGAGIGGATARRFLEEGARVVISDAHTRRLKESEQALAEEFGADRVSALACDVTDEEQVQALFAHVTEVHGGLDIVVNNAGLGGTAALVDMTDEQWTRVLDITLNGTFRCTRAALRAFRDTGRRGVVVNNASVIGWRAQEGQAHYAAAKAGVMALTRCAALEAAEYGVRVNAVAPSLAMHPHLVKVTSAELLAELTEKEAFGRYAEPWEVANVMVFLASGYSSYMTGEVVSVSSQHA from the coding sequence ATGACGACGCCGAAGTCCAGCGTTCCCGAGTACGTCCCCGGCCACCGGCTCCTGGAAGGCCGCACCGCCGTCGTCACCGCCGCCGCGGGCGCCGGCATCGGCGGCGCCACCGCCCGCCGCTTCCTGGAGGAGGGCGCCCGCGTCGTCATCAGCGACGCCCACACCCGCCGCCTCAAGGAGAGCGAGCAGGCCCTCGCCGAGGAGTTCGGCGCCGACCGCGTCTCCGCGCTCGCCTGCGACGTGACCGACGAGGAGCAGGTACAGGCCCTGTTCGCCCACGTCACCGAGGTCCACGGCGGCCTCGACATCGTGGTGAACAACGCGGGCCTGGGCGGCACCGCCGCCCTCGTCGACATGACCGACGAGCAGTGGACCCGCGTCCTGGACATCACCCTCAACGGCACGTTCCGCTGCACCCGCGCGGCCCTGCGCGCCTTCCGCGACACCGGCCGCCGGGGCGTCGTCGTCAACAACGCCTCGGTGATCGGCTGGCGCGCCCAGGAGGGCCAGGCCCACTACGCCGCCGCCAAGGCCGGTGTCATGGCCCTCACCCGCTGCGCCGCCCTGGAAGCCGCCGAGTACGGGGTCCGGGTCAACGCGGTGGCGCCCAGCCTCGCCATGCACCCCCACCTCGTGAAGGTCACCTCCGCCGAACTCCTCGCGGAGCTCACCGAGAAGGAGGCCTTCGGCCGCTACGCCGAGCCCTGGGAAGTGGCCAACGTGATGGTCTTCCTCGCCTCCGGCTACTCCTCGTACATGACCGGCGAGGTCGTGTCCGTGAGCAGCCAGCACGCATGA
- a CDS encoding TetR/AcrR family transcriptional regulator: MSASPERRRQLLDTAAAVFAAQGYDATTVRRIADAAGMLAGSLYYHFDSKDSIVEEILRGFLDELAGRYDTVLAAGLGPRETMRALVTESFREIDRHGPAVAIYQKESKTLAARERFAFLAASQSTFEQTWLTTLKDGVAAGEFRADLDIRLTYRFVRDTVWVAASWYRPDGRHSPEEIARQYLATVLDGIAAPDRSDHSPAPQG, encoded by the coding sequence ATGAGCGCCTCGCCCGAGCGGCGGCGCCAGCTCCTCGACACCGCGGCCGCGGTGTTCGCCGCCCAGGGCTACGACGCCACGACCGTCCGCCGCATTGCGGACGCCGCGGGCATGCTCGCGGGCAGCCTCTACTACCACTTCGACTCCAAGGACTCGATCGTCGAGGAGATCCTGCGCGGCTTCCTCGACGAGCTCGCCGGGCGCTACGACACGGTGCTCGCCGCCGGACTCGGGCCGCGCGAGACGATGCGCGCCCTGGTCACCGAGTCCTTCAGAGAGATCGACCGGCACGGACCCGCGGTCGCCATCTACCAGAAGGAGTCCAAGACCCTCGCGGCCCGGGAGCGCTTCGCGTTCCTCGCCGCGTCCCAGAGCACGTTCGAACAGACCTGGCTGACCACGCTGAAGGACGGCGTGGCGGCCGGCGAGTTCCGGGCGGACCTCGACATCCGGCTCACCTACCGCTTCGTGCGCGACACCGTCTGGGTCGCCGCGTCCTGGTACCGGCCCGACGGCCGGCACAGCCCCGAGGAGATCGCCCGCCAGTACCTGGCGACCGTCCTGGACGGGATCGCCGCACCCGACCGATCAGACCATTCCCCAGCCCCGCAAGGATGA
- a CDS encoding acetyl-CoA C-acetyltransferase, with amino-acid sequence MAEAYIVEAVRTPVGRKKGGLSAVHPADLGAHVLKELVARTGVDPAAVEDVVFGCLDTVGPQAGDIARTAWLAAGLPEEVPGVTVDRQCGSSQQAVHFAAQGVLSGTQDLVVAGGTQNMSMIPIAFASRQAAEPLGLTDGPYIGSEGWRARYGDQPVNQFHGAELIAEKWGITREAQEAWALQSHQRALRAIDEGRFAKEIVAYGDVTVDEGPRRDTSLEKMAGLKPVVEGGTITAACSSQVSDGAAAMLLASERAVREHGLTPRARIHHLSVRGEDPIRMLSAPIPATAYALKKTGLSMDDIDLVEINEAFAPVVLSWLKETGTDPAKVNVNGGAIALGHPLGATGTKLMTTLLHELERTGGRYGLQTMCEGGGQANVTIIERL; translated from the coding sequence ATGGCCGAGGCCTACATCGTCGAAGCAGTCCGCACCCCCGTCGGCCGGAAGAAGGGCGGACTGAGCGCCGTCCACCCCGCCGACCTGGGCGCCCACGTCCTCAAGGAGCTCGTCGCGCGCACCGGCGTCGACCCGGCCGCCGTCGAGGACGTCGTCTTCGGCTGCCTCGACACCGTCGGCCCGCAGGCCGGCGACATCGCCCGTACCGCCTGGCTCGCCGCCGGACTGCCCGAGGAGGTGCCCGGCGTCACCGTCGACCGGCAGTGCGGATCCTCCCAGCAGGCCGTCCACTTCGCCGCCCAGGGCGTCCTGTCCGGCACCCAGGACCTCGTCGTCGCCGGCGGCACGCAGAACATGTCGATGATCCCCATCGCGTTCGCCTCCCGGCAGGCCGCCGAGCCGCTCGGCCTCACCGACGGCCCCTACATCGGCAGCGAGGGCTGGCGCGCCCGCTACGGCGACCAGCCGGTCAACCAGTTCCACGGCGCCGAGCTCATCGCCGAGAAGTGGGGCATCACCCGCGAGGCCCAGGAGGCCTGGGCGCTCCAGTCGCACCAGCGCGCCCTGCGCGCCATCGACGAGGGCCGATTCGCGAAGGAGATCGTCGCGTACGGCGACGTCACCGTCGACGAGGGCCCGCGCCGCGACACGTCCCTGGAGAAGATGGCCGGCCTCAAGCCCGTCGTCGAGGGCGGCACCATCACCGCCGCCTGCTCCTCCCAGGTCTCCGACGGCGCCGCCGCCATGCTGCTCGCCTCCGAGCGCGCCGTCCGCGAGCACGGACTCACCCCGCGCGCCCGCATCCACCACCTCTCCGTGCGCGGCGAGGACCCGATCCGGATGCTGTCCGCGCCGATCCCCGCGACCGCGTACGCGCTGAAGAAGACCGGCCTGTCCATGGACGACATCGACCTCGTCGAGATCAACGAGGCGTTCGCGCCCGTCGTCCTGTCCTGGCTCAAGGAGACCGGCACCGACCCGGCGAAGGTGAACGTGAACGGCGGCGCGATCGCCCTCGGCCACCCCCTCGGCGCGACCGGCACCAAGCTCATGACCACCCTCCTGCACGAGCTGGAGCGCACCGGCGGCCGCTACGGCCTGCAGACCATGTGCGAGGGCGGCGGCCAGGCCAACGTGACGATCATCGAGCGCCTCTGA
- a CDS encoding nuclear transport factor 2 family protein: MTRTSVPPEPGDAFALRRLAENYALAVDARDPALFDAQFTADARIVAHEADGSLLWERGGSAERAKLLDDLSVFPRTFHQVGNHVAEITGPDRARGVTYCVAHHLGAEGGDLRCPVRYEDEYERTADGWRIAARAVFPQWYERSETL, encoded by the coding sequence ATGACCCGTACGTCTGTTCCTCCCGAGCCCGGTGACGCGTTCGCGCTGCGGCGCCTCGCCGAGAACTACGCCCTCGCGGTCGACGCCCGCGACCCGGCCCTGTTCGACGCCCAGTTCACCGCCGACGCGCGGATCGTCGCCCACGAGGCCGACGGCAGCCTCCTGTGGGAGCGCGGCGGCAGCGCCGAGCGCGCCAAACTCCTCGACGACCTCTCCGTCTTCCCCCGCACCTTCCACCAGGTCGGCAACCACGTCGCCGAGATCACCGGACCCGACCGGGCCCGCGGCGTCACCTACTGCGTCGCCCACCACCTCGGCGCCGAGGGCGGCGACCTGCGCTGCCCCGTCCGCTACGAGGACGAGTACGAGCGCACCGCCGACGGCTGGCGGATCGCCGCCCGCGCCGTCTTCCCCCAGTGGTACGAGAGGAGCGAGACCCTGTGA